AGCAGGTCGAGGCCCTTCTGCCGCTTCAGCCGCCGCGCTCGCGCGGTGAGTTGAGAGATCGCCAGGCCGCCGGTTTCGTCGACGTAAAGCGGCAGCGATTGCAACTCGATCGAGACGTCGCGGATTCTCTCGAAATCGGATTCCGAAATGCCGCCGCGCCGGATCTTGCTCGACGCGATCTCCGCCTGCTCGGCGAGAATACGGGTGGCGAGCTGTTCGGCCGACATTTCGCAGGAGAAGAAGCCGACGATGCCGCCATTGACGGCCTTCGTCGTGCCGTCGGCCTGGACCTCGCCGCGATAGGCCTTGGCGACATTGTAGGCGATGTTGGTGGCGAGCGCGGTCTTGCCCATGCCGGGGCGGCCGGCGAGGACGATCAAGTCGGAATGCTGCAGTCCGCCCATCCTGGTGTCGAGATCGCGCAGGCCGGTGGCGATGCCGGACAGCTTGCCGTCGCGCTGGAACGCCTTTGCGGCCATATCGACCGCGGTGGTCAGCGCCTGCGAAAAACGCTGGAAGCCGCCGTCATAGCGGCCGGATTCCGCGAGCTCGTACAGCCTGCGCTCGGCGTCCTCGATCTGGTTGCGCGGCGCAAAATCGACCGGCGCGTCGAACGCGACATTGACCATATCGGTGCCGATGCCGATCAGGTCGCGCCGCAGCGACAGCTCGTAGATGGTCCGGCCGTAGTCGTGGGCGTTGATGATGGTGGTGGCTTCGGCGGCGAGTCGCGCCAGATATTGTGCGACCGTCAGGCCGCCGAGATCGAGGTCGGCGGCGAGGAAGGTTTTGAGCGTGATCGGCGTCGCGACCTTGCCGGCGCGGATCAGGCTGGTCGCCGTTTCGAAGATGGTCTGGT
The DNA window shown above is from Rhodopseudomonas palustris HaA2 and carries:
- a CDS encoding replicative DNA helicase, which produces MAAIDSNVLKLAPDATAPAYRTAPHNIEAEQALLGAILVNNDAFYRVSDFLEAKHFFETIHQTIFETATSLIRAGKVATPITLKTFLAADLDLGGLTVAQYLARLAAEATTIINAHDYGRTIYELSLRRDLIGIGTDMVNVAFDAPVDFAPRNQIEDAERRLYELAESGRYDGGFQRFSQALTTAVDMAAKAFQRDGKLSGIATGLRDLDTRMGGLQHSDLIVLAGRPGMGKTALATNIAYNVAKAYRGEVQADGTTKAVNGGIVGFFSCEMSAEQLATRILAEQAEIASSKIRRGGISESDFERIRDVSIELQSLPLYVDETGGLAISQLTARARRLKRQKGLDLLVVDYIQLLQGSSKKGDNRVQEVTEITTNLKALAKELNVPIIALSQLSRQVESRDDKRPQLSDLRESGSIEQDADVVMFVFREEYYLQNKEPRPGTPEHEKWATDMDLVHGKAEVIIAKQRHGPTGTVDLQFEGQFTRFSDLVSEGHLPERI